In one Candidatus Nitronereus thalassa genomic region, the following are encoded:
- a CDS encoding glycosyltransferase family 4 protein, whose protein sequence is MLQENFKKLLFKSQVGKETLKSYGGITDPEIWNKTDVVYPAVREVEKSKIRFQDHQINILFVGEFLRKGGANTVDAFLKLAKEYSHIYLRVCSFEKFQTRNQALQNEYLEKIHNSDRITFGFVERETLMNEVMPNTDIYLCPTYQETWGYSIEEAMAYGIPVVATNHFAIPEMIEHGENGFLIETEQFDFIRDAKSYVIDEIPREFMEYMTDQVYMYTKQLIESISLRKKFGLHSLELVRTKFSMAARNAKMKEIYQKILC, encoded by the coding sequence ATGTTGCAAGAAAACTTCAAAAAACTTCTATTCAAAAGTCAGGTTGGGAAAGAGACTCTGAAATCCTACGGTGGGATAACAGATCCTGAAATTTGGAATAAGACAGACGTGGTATATCCAGCTGTACGTGAAGTTGAAAAATCAAAAATTCGGTTTCAAGATCACCAGATTAACATCCTTTTTGTCGGAGAGTTTCTTCGCAAGGGGGGTGCCAACACGGTAGATGCCTTTCTAAAATTAGCAAAAGAATATAGTCATATATATTTGAGAGTTTGCTCGTTCGAAAAATTCCAAACTCGCAATCAGGCTTTGCAGAACGAGTATCTCGAAAAAATCCACAATAGCGATCGTATTACATTCGGATTTGTAGAACGAGAAACATTGATGAACGAAGTAATGCCTAATACAGATATTTATTTGTGCCCGACATACCAAGAAACGTGGGGATACTCAATTGAGGAGGCCATGGCATATGGCATCCCGGTCGTGGCAACCAATCATTTTGCTATTCCTGAGATGATTGAACATGGAGAAAATGGATTTCTTATAGAAACTGAACAATTTGATTTCATTCGGGATGCGAAAAGCTATGTGATCGACGAGATCCCTCGGGAATTCATGGAATACATGACAGATCAGGTTTATATGTACACTAAACAATTGATTGAAAGCATTTCTCTTCGAAAAAAGTTTGGCCTGCATTCGTTAGAGTTGGTACGGACGAAGTTCTCAATGGCGGCAAGGAATGCAAAGATGAAAGAAATTTATCAAAAAATCTTGTGTTAG